A genomic window from Pseudogulbenkiania sp. MAI-1 includes:
- the queF gene encoding NADPH-dependent 7-cyano-7-deazaguanine reductase QueF (Catalyzes the NADPH-dependent reduction of 7-cyano-7-deazaguanine (preQ0) to 7-aminomethyl-7-deazaguanine (preQ1) in queuosine biosynthesis), with the protein MTNNTMTPEQSPLGKAVQYQDHYAPELLFPIPRQQKRDEIGVDGSALPFAGVDLWTGYELSWLNARGKPQVAIATFRIPADTPNLIESKSFKLYLNSYNQTRLDSPEQLQAQLALDLSRAAGGAVTVSLLSPQDFAREQVRELAGEYIDDLDIEVSDYHPDPARLTADPAEVVSETLCSNLLKSNCLVTGQPDWGSVQIRYTGPKIERESLLRYLIGFRQHNEFHEQCVERIFVDVLRACKPTALTVYARYTRRGGLDINPFRSNSGEPAPENVRTARQ; encoded by the coding sequence ATGACGAACAACACGATGACGCCGGAACAGTCGCCACTCGGCAAGGCGGTGCAGTATCAGGACCACTACGCGCCGGAGCTCTTGTTCCCTATCCCGCGCCAGCAGAAGCGCGACGAGATCGGCGTGGACGGTTCGGCACTGCCGTTTGCCGGCGTCGACCTGTGGACCGGCTACGAGCTGTCGTGGCTCAACGCCCGCGGCAAGCCGCAGGTGGCCATCGCCACTTTCCGCATTCCGGCCGACACGCCGAACCTGATCGAGTCCAAATCGTTCAAGCTGTATCTGAACAGCTACAACCAGACCCGGCTCGACAGCCCCGAGCAGTTGCAGGCGCAGCTCGCGCTCGACCTGTCGCGCGCCGCCGGCGGTGCGGTGACCGTCTCCCTGCTGAGCCCGCAGGATTTCGCCCGCGAGCAGGTGCGCGAACTCGCCGGCGAGTACATCGACGATCTCGACATCGAGGTCAGCGACTACCATCCCGACCCGGCTCGCCTCACGGCCGATCCGGCAGAGGTCGTCAGCGAGACGCTGTGCTCCAACCTACTGAAGTCGAACTGCCTGGTCACCGGCCAGCCCGACTGGGGCAGCGTGCAGATCCGCTATACCGGGCCGAAGATCGAGCGTGAGAGCCTGCTGCGCTACCTGATCGGCTTCCGCCAGCACAACGAGTTCCACGAGCAGTGCGTGGAGCGCATCTTCGTCGACGTGCTGCGTGCCTGCAAACCGACGGCACTGACGGTGTACGCGCGCTACACCCGGCGCGGCGGGCTCGACATCAACCCCTTCCGCAGCAACAGCGGCGAGCCGGCGCCGGAGAACGTGCGCACCGCGCGCCAGTAA
- the murJ gene encoding murein biosynthesis integral membrane protein MurJ, whose translation MNLLKALATVSSMTMVSRVLGFVRDAIIARVFGAGLATDAFFVAFKLPNLLRRVFAEGAFSQAFVPVLAEYKQQRGDEETRQFLAAVSGMLTLALLVVTALGMLAAPWIIWISAPGFADDAGKFELTVDLLRITFPYILFISLSSLAGSVLNTWNRFSVPAFTPTFLNISFILCSLLLAPYFHPPVLVLAWAVFIGGILQLVYQLPYLKQVGMLPWPRLAFRDAAVWRIIRQMGPAIFGVSIAQISLVINTIFASFLTSGSVSWMYYADRLMEFPTGVLGVALGTILLPSLSKHAANNSSEDFSKLLDWGIRLSLLLAVPATVGLAVLSQPLIATLFMYGKFSALDALMTQRALIAYAVGLLGLILVKVLAPGFYARQNIKTPVKIAIVTLLMTQLMNLAFVFPLKHAGLALSIGLGACLNAGLLLYLLLKHGIYQPQPGWRSFLLRLAVAVGGMAALLMAALWLPIDWHGHAWQRAAWLSAIIAAGAAAYFVLLFLQGFRPRDFMRREH comes from the coding sequence ATGAACCTGCTCAAGGCTCTTGCCACCGTCAGCAGCATGACCATGGTGTCGCGCGTGCTGGGTTTCGTCCGCGACGCCATCATCGCCCGCGTGTTCGGTGCCGGGCTCGCCACCGATGCCTTCTTCGTGGCCTTCAAGCTGCCCAACCTGCTGCGCCGGGTGTTCGCCGAGGGGGCGTTCTCGCAGGCTTTCGTGCCGGTGCTGGCGGAGTACAAGCAGCAGCGCGGGGACGAGGAAACGCGCCAGTTTCTCGCCGCCGTCTCCGGCATGCTGACGCTCGCCCTGCTCGTGGTGACGGCGCTGGGCATGCTGGCCGCGCCGTGGATCATCTGGATTTCCGCCCCCGGTTTCGCCGACGACGCCGGCAAGTTCGAGCTGACCGTCGATCTGCTGCGCATCACCTTCCCTTATATTCTGTTCATCTCGCTGTCGTCGCTGGCGGGCAGCGTGCTCAACACCTGGAACCGCTTCTCGGTGCCGGCGTTCACGCCGACCTTCCTCAACATTTCGTTCATCCTGTGCTCGCTGCTGCTAGCACCCTACTTCCACCCGCCGGTGCTGGTGCTGGCATGGGCGGTGTTCATCGGCGGCATCCTGCAGCTCGTCTACCAGCTGCCCTACCTGAAGCAGGTGGGCATGCTGCCGTGGCCGCGCCTGGCGTTCAGGGACGCGGCGGTGTGGCGCATCATCCGCCAGATGGGTCCGGCGATCTTCGGCGTGTCGATCGCGCAGATCTCGCTGGTGATCAACACCATTTTCGCCTCGTTCCTGACCTCGGGCAGCGTGTCGTGGATGTACTACGCCGACCGCCTGATGGAATTCCCCACCGGGGTGCTGGGGGTGGCGCTCGGCACCATCCTGCTGCCGTCGTTGTCGAAACACGCTGCCAACAACTCGTCCGAGGATTTTTCCAAATTGCTGGACTGGGGCATCCGCCTGTCGCTGTTGTTGGCGGTGCCGGCCACGGTGGGTCTGGCGGTGCTGTCGCAGCCCCTGATCGCCACCTTGTTCATGTACGGCAAATTCTCTGCGCTCGACGCGCTGATGACGCAGCGCGCGCTGATCGCCTACGCCGTCGGCCTGCTGGGGCTGATCCTGGTGAAGGTGCTGGCGCCGGGTTTCTACGCCCGGCAGAACATCAAGACGCCGGTGAAGATCGCCATCGTCACCTTGCTCATGACGCAGTTGATGAACCTGGCCTTCGTCTTCCCGCTCAAACACGCGGGGCTCGCGCTGTCGATCGGGCTGGGCGCCTGCCTCAACGCCGGGCTGTTGCTCTACCTGCTGCTGAAACACGGCATCTACCAGCCACAGCCGGGCTGGCGCTCCTTTCTGTTGCGGCTTGCCGTGGCGGTAGGGGGCATGGCGGCGCTGCTAATGGCGGCGCTGTGGCTGCCGATCGACTGGCATGGCCACGCCTGGCAGCGCGCCGCCTGGCTGTCGGCCATCATCGCAGCGGGAGCGGCGGCATATTTCGTCCTACTCTTCCTGCAGGGCTTCCGTCCGCGGGACTTCATGCGGCGCGAGCATTGA
- the rpsT gene encoding 30S ribosomal protein S20, producing MANSAQARKRARQALKQRAHNASLRTAFRTAVKKVIKAVEAGDKAAAKDVFQASVKVIDRIADKGVFHKNKAARHKSRLSAQIKAMAA from the coding sequence ATGGCTAATAGCGCACAAGCTCGCAAGCGTGCACGCCAGGCTCTCAAGCAGCGCGCGCATAACGCCAGCCTGCGTACTGCGTTCCGTACCGCAGTGAAGAAAGTGATCAAGGCTGTTGAAGCCGGTGACAAGGCTGCCGCCAAAGACGTGTTCCAGGCTTCCGTTAAAGTGATCGACCGCATTGCCGACAAGGGCGTGTTCCACAAGAACAAGGCTGCTCGTCACAAGAGCCGTCTGTCCGCCCAGATCAAGGCCATGGCTGCCTGA
- a CDS encoding phospholipase A, which translates to MLFSRCLLGLPLMLPLLCSAETAAETADAALGRCAKLAQAQARLACFDAAAAALHPAVPVTSASEAAVPAPAEAAAETPAAAAAEPVAGPAPQETAAEALPTHTSLAQLWDLDDDSPRGVFMLRGHRPSYFLPGWHQAHPNYAPSSPTQGAATQDLRHTEAKFQLSFKSKIWQNMLGTPADLWFGYTQQSHWQLYNKHQSSPFRETDYEPEIMASVPVDWSWLGWRVRLLGTGFVHQSNGQSDPLSRSWNRVYGMVGVERGPLTLTARLWQRLPETEGSDDNPDITDYYGHGDLQALYRWNNHTLGTLVRYNPSTGKGALQLGWTFPLSGRLRGYLQYFDGYGESLIDYNHRNQGIGFGLLLNDWTQN; encoded by the coding sequence ATGCTTTTTTCGCGCTGTCTGCTGGGCCTGCCGCTGATGCTGCCGCTGTTGTGCTCGGCCGAGACCGCCGCCGAGACCGCCGACGCCGCGCTCGGCCGTTGCGCCAAGCTGGCACAAGCCCAGGCGCGGCTGGCCTGCTTCGATGCGGCGGCGGCAGCCCTGCATCCCGCCGTGCCTGTGACAAGCGCCAGCGAGGCTGCCGTCCCCGCACCGGCCGAGGCGGCCGCCGAAACCCCGGCGGCGGCTGCAGCAGAGCCGGTTGCAGGCCCGGCGCCGCAGGAAACGGCCGCCGAGGCGCTGCCCACGCATACCTCGCTGGCCCAGTTGTGGGACCTCGACGACGACAGCCCGCGCGGTGTCTTCATGCTGCGCGGCCACCGTCCGTCGTACTTCCTGCCCGGCTGGCACCAGGCCCATCCCAACTATGCCCCGTCTTCGCCGACCCAGGGCGCCGCCACCCAGGACCTGCGGCATACCGAAGCCAAGTTCCAGCTCTCGTTCAAGAGCAAGATCTGGCAGAACATGCTGGGCACACCGGCCGACCTGTGGTTCGGCTACACCCAGCAATCGCACTGGCAGCTCTACAACAAGCACCAGTCCTCGCCGTTCCGCGAAACCGACTACGAACCCGAGATCATGGCCAGCGTGCCGGTCGACTGGTCGTGGCTGGGCTGGCGGGTGCGCTTGCTGGGCACCGGCTTCGTGCACCAGTCCAACGGCCAGAGCGACCCGCTGTCGCGTAGCTGGAACCGGGTGTACGGCATGGTCGGCGTGGAGCGCGGTCCGCTGACGTTGACGGCCCGATTGTGGCAGCGCCTGCCGGAGACGGAAGGAAGCGACGACAACCCGGACATCACCGACTACTACGGCCACGGCGACCTGCAGGCGCTGTACCGTTGGAACAACCACACCCTGGGCACGCTGGTGCGCTACAACCCCTCGACCGGCAAGGGGGCGCTGCAGCTGGGCTGGACCTTCCCGCTCTCGGGCCGGCTGCGTGGTTACCTGCAGTACTTCGACGGCTACGGCGAAAGCCTGATCGACTACAACCACCGCAACCAGGGCATCGGTTTCGGCCTGCTGCTCAACGACTGGACGCAGAACTGA
- a CDS encoding acetate/propionate family kinase → MKKVILAINAGSATLKFRAYAAESHALQVKGLVDGFGQAGSRLSLADGKGAPLLEQELSDSRRDMAVAAVINALADRQLAVSAVLHRVVHGGRRFSEPVRLTPPVRAELDEFIPLAPLHQPVSLAVIDAFTALDERLTQIACFDTAFHVSQPEVATRFGIARHWHEEGVRRYGFHGLSYAAIARRLPELGLAEGKVVVCHLGSGASACAMVQGRSVASSMGFSAVDGLMMGTRPGALDPEVLLYWMEHEGMGVAEVRRELYKNSGLLGVSGLSADMRELLASHEPAAREAVELFCYRVVREIGALAASMKGLDAVIFTAGIGERSPEIRGRVLKQLSWLGFELDLPANLAHARRLTTLASPRSAWMIPTDEEGEMLKSAAALLG, encoded by the coding sequence ATGAAAAAGGTGATTCTCGCCATCAACGCCGGCTCGGCCACGCTGAAGTTCCGCGCCTACGCGGCGGAGAGCCATGCCCTGCAGGTCAAGGGGCTGGTCGACGGCTTCGGCCAGGCCGGCAGCCGGCTCTCGCTCGCCGACGGCAAAGGGGCGCCGCTCCTGGAGCAGGAGCTGAGCGACAGCCGCCGCGACATGGCGGTGGCGGCGGTGATCAACGCGCTGGCCGACCGCCAGTTGGCGGTCTCGGCGGTGCTGCACCGCGTGGTGCACGGCGGCCGCCGCTTCAGCGAGCCGGTACGGCTGACGCCGCCGGTACGCGCCGAGCTGGACGAATTCATCCCGCTGGCCCCGCTGCACCAGCCGGTGAGCCTGGCGGTGATCGACGCCTTCACCGCGCTGGACGAGCGGCTGACACAGATCGCCTGCTTCGACACCGCCTTCCACGTGAGCCAGCCGGAGGTGGCCACCCGCTTCGGCATCGCCCGCCACTGGCACGAGGAAGGGGTGCGGCGTTACGGCTTTCACGGCCTGTCCTACGCCGCCATCGCGCGCCGCCTGCCGGAGCTCGGCCTCGCCGAGGGCAAGGTGGTGGTGTGCCACCTGGGCAGCGGCGCCAGCGCCTGCGCCATGGTGCAGGGGCGCAGCGTCGCCAGCAGCATGGGGTTTTCCGCCGTGGACGGGCTGATGATGGGCACCCGCCCCGGCGCGCTCGACCCGGAGGTGCTGCTGTACTGGATGGAGCACGAGGGCATGGGCGTGGCCGAGGTGCGGCGCGAGCTGTACAAGAACTCGGGCCTGCTGGGGGTGTCGGGGCTGTCGGCCGATATGCGTGAGTTGCTCGCCAGCCATGAGCCGGCGGCGCGCGAGGCGGTCGAGCTGTTCTGCTACCGGGTGGTGAGGGAGATCGGCGCGCTGGCAGCGTCGATGAAGGGGCTGGACGCGGTGATCTTCACCGCCGGCATCGGCGAGCGCTCGCCGGAGATCCGAGGCCGCGTGCTCAAGCAGTTGTCCTGGCTCGGTTTCGAGCTGGACCTGCCGGCCAACCTGGCGCACGCCCGCCGCCTGACCACGCTGGCGAGCCCGCGCAGCGCCTGGATGATTCCCACCGACGAGGAAGGCGAGATGCTGAAAAGCGCGGCCGCCCTCCTCGGCTGA
- a CDS encoding phosphate acetyltransferase, with the protein MTHDDQAFADILQQAELLGPLPMAVAHPCSREALLGAVESAEHGIARPILVAPQAKLKKLAEELAIDLSRFETIDVPHSHAAAEQAVALVRDGYADILMKGSLHTDEFMSEVTARSGGIRTERRISHVFIMKVESYPRYLFITDAAINIEPDLTAKRDICQNAIDLCHALGIARPKVAILSAVETINPELRSTIDAAALCKMADRGQITGAILDGPLAFDNAISSEAAKTKGIVSPVAGDPDILLVPDLESGNMLAKQLSYLAAAASAGIVMGARVPIVLTSRADDSDGRLASTAVASLLAHGKPRREPLT; encoded by the coding sequence ATGACACATGACGATCAAGCCTTCGCCGACATCCTGCAACAGGCCGAACTACTCGGGCCGCTGCCGATGGCGGTGGCCCACCCCTGCAGCCGCGAGGCACTGCTGGGCGCGGTGGAAAGCGCCGAGCACGGCATCGCCCGGCCCATCCTGGTCGCTCCGCAGGCCAAGCTGAAGAAGCTGGCCGAGGAGCTGGCCATCGACCTCAGCCGCTTCGAGACCATCGACGTGCCGCACAGCCACGCCGCCGCCGAGCAGGCGGTGGCACTGGTGCGCGACGGCTACGCCGACATCCTGATGAAGGGCAGCCTGCACACCGACGAGTTCATGAGCGAGGTCACCGCGCGCAGCGGCGGCATCCGTACCGAGCGCCGCATCAGCCACGTGTTCATCATGAAGGTGGAGAGCTACCCGCGCTACCTGTTCATCACCGACGCGGCGATCAACATCGAACCGGACCTCACCGCCAAGCGCGACATCTGCCAGAACGCCATCGACCTGTGCCACGCGCTGGGCATCGCCCGGCCCAAGGTGGCGATCCTGTCGGCGGTGGAGACCATCAACCCCGAGCTACGCTCCACCATCGACGCCGCGGCGCTGTGCAAGATGGCTGACCGCGGCCAGATCACCGGCGCCATCCTGGACGGCCCACTGGCCTTCGACAACGCCATCTCGAGCGAGGCGGCCAAGACCAAGGGCATCGTCTCGCCGGTGGCCGGCGACCCGGACATCCTGCTGGTGCCCGACCTGGAGTCCGGCAACATGCTGGCCAAGCAGCTGTCCTACCTCGCCGCCGCCGCCTCGGCCGGCATCGTGATGGGGGCGCGCGTGCCCATCGTGCTCACCAGCCGCGCCGACGATTCCGACGGCAGGCTGGCCTCGACCGCGGTGGCGAGCCTGCTGGCGCACGGCAAGCCGCGGCGGGAGCCGCTGACATGA
- the fabI gene encoding enoyl-ACP reductase FabI, whose translation MQSIQSPLAGKKGLIIGIANEHSIAYGCARVLKALGAECAVTYLNEKAEKYVRPLAETLQSPLILPLDVEQPGQLDAVFDAIDEEWGGLDFVIHSIAFCPMEDLHGRVTDVSLEGFQQAMRVSCYSFIETARLAEPRMKHGGTLITMSYYGADKVVENYNIMGPVKAALESATRYLAHELGNKGIRVHAVSPGPLKTRAASGIAHFDQLIDDAIERAPQNRLVDIEDVGQTCAFLISDAARALTGDTFYVDGGFHIMA comes from the coding sequence ATGCAAAGCATTCAGTCACCGCTCGCCGGCAAGAAGGGCCTGATCATCGGCATCGCCAACGAGCATAGTATCGCCTACGGCTGCGCCCGCGTGTTGAAGGCGCTGGGAGCGGAGTGTGCCGTCACCTATCTCAACGAGAAGGCCGAGAAATACGTGCGGCCGCTGGCGGAAACGTTGCAGTCGCCGCTGATCCTGCCGCTCGACGTGGAGCAGCCGGGCCAGCTCGACGCGGTGTTCGACGCCATCGATGAGGAGTGGGGCGGGCTCGACTTCGTCATCCACTCGATCGCCTTCTGCCCGATGGAGGACCTGCACGGCCGCGTCACCGACGTGTCGCTGGAAGGTTTCCAGCAGGCGATGCGGGTGTCGTGCTATTCCTTCATCGAGACCGCACGGCTGGCCGAGCCGCGCATGAAGCACGGCGGCACGCTGATCACGATGAGCTATTACGGCGCCGACAAGGTGGTGGAGAACTACAATATCATGGGACCGGTGAAGGCCGCGCTGGAGAGCGCCACGCGCTACCTGGCGCACGAGCTGGGCAACAAGGGCATCCGCGTGCACGCGGTGTCGCCGGGGCCGCTGAAGACCCGCGCCGCCTCCGGCATCGCCCACTTCGACCAGCTGATCGACGACGCCATCGAGCGTGCGCCGCAGAACCGGCTGGTGGACATCGAGGACGTCGGCCAGACCTGCGCCTTCCTGATCTCGGACGCGGCCCGCGCGCTGACCGGCGACACCTTCTACGTCGACGGCGGCTTCCACATCATGGCCTGA
- a CDS encoding FmdB family zinc ribbon protein produces the protein MPIYAYRCDACGVAKEHLQKMSDAPIAACPECGSADYRKQLTAAGFQLKGSGWYATDFKNSSSPAPSGGGHSCGTGGCGSCN, from the coding sequence ATGCCGATTTACGCATACCGTTGCGATGCCTGCGGGGTCGCCAAGGAACACCTGCAGAAGATGAGCGATGCGCCGATTGCGGCCTGTCCCGAGTGCGGCAGCGCCGACTACCGCAAGCAATTGACGGCGGCGGGATTCCAGCTCAAGGGCTCGGGCTGGTACGCCACCGACTTCAAGAACAGCAGCTCCCCGGCGCCGTCCGGCGGCGGCCACAGCTGCGGTACCGGCGGTTGCGGTAGCTGTAATTGA
- a CDS encoding DUF502 domain-containing protein — protein sequence MARLHLNFKGHLVTGLLIWLPVAVTLWVLNLIISTLDQTLTLLPENWRPEALIGFHIPGLGVVLSVLILLGTGILAANVLGQRLFSFWDALISRTPVVKSIYSSVKQVSDTLLSDSGQAFRQALLVQFPHQGAWTVAFQTGTPAADVTAHLDGEEYVSVYVPTTPNPTSGYFIMVPKKDTRELNMSVDAALKYVISMGVVAPPGKDE from the coding sequence ATGGCGCGTCTGCATCTCAATTTCAAGGGCCATCTCGTCACCGGCCTGTTGATCTGGCTGCCGGTGGCGGTGACGCTGTGGGTGCTGAACCTGATCATCAGCACGCTGGATCAGACTCTCACCCTGCTGCCGGAAAACTGGCGTCCCGAGGCGCTGATCGGCTTCCACATCCCCGGCTTGGGCGTGGTGCTGTCGGTGCTGATCCTGCTCGGCACCGGCATCCTCGCCGCCAACGTGCTGGGGCAGCGCCTGTTCAGCTTCTGGGATGCGCTGATCTCGCGCACCCCGGTGGTCAAGTCGATCTACAGCAGCGTCAAGCAGGTCAGCGACACGCTGCTGTCCGACTCCGGCCAGGCTTTCCGCCAGGCCCTGCTGGTGCAGTTTCCGCATCAGGGCGCCTGGACCGTGGCGTTCCAGACCGGTACGCCGGCGGCCGACGTGACGGCCCACCTGGACGGCGAGGAATACGTCAGCGTGTACGTGCCGACCACGCCCAACCCGACTTCGGGCTACTTCATCATGGTGCCCAAGAAGGACACGCGCGAGCTCAACATGAGCGTGGATGCCGCGCTGAAGTACGTGATTTCCATGGGGGTGGTGGCCCCCCCGGGCAAGGACGAATAA
- the aspS gene encoding aspartate--tRNA ligase: protein MRTNYCGLIDKAYLGQTVTVKGWVHRRRDHGGVIFIDLRDREGLVQVVIDPDTPEAFKLADSSRHEYVLAITGLVRERPAGTANPHLISGEIEILAKDIEILNTAATPPFQIDDENLSENVRLTHRVIDLRRPQMQKNLRLRYKVAMGVRQYLDQQGFIDIETPMLTRSTPEGARDYLVPSRVHPGEFFALPQSPQLFKQLLMVAGFDRYYQITKCFRDEDLRADRQPEFTQIDLETSFLNEDQIMDITEGMTRQIFRDVMGVELGDFPRMSYADAMHYYGSDKPDMRVSLQFTELTDLMKTEEFKVFRGAADLPNGRVVALRVPGGASLSRKEIDDYTQFVGIYGAKGLAYIKVNDKSKITNDENSGLQSPIVKFLSVNALNEIMARTGADNGDIIFFGADKAKVVNEAIGALRIKIGHERGLAGGYFVKEWRPLWVVDFPMFEYDEDDDRWTACHHPFTSPKPGHEDLMDSNPGACLARAYDMVLNGWEIGGGSVRIHRAEVQEKVFGALKITPEEQQNKFGFLLDNLKFGAPPHGGLAFGLDRLVTLMAGAESIRDVIAFPKTQRAQCLLTNAPGAVDEKQLRELNLRLRQKTDAKA, encoded by the coding sequence ATGCGAACCAACTATTGCGGGCTGATTGACAAGGCCTATCTCGGCCAGACCGTCACGGTGAAGGGCTGGGTGCATCGCCGTCGCGACCACGGCGGCGTGATTTTCATCGACCTGCGCGACCGCGAAGGCCTGGTGCAGGTGGTGATCGATCCGGACACCCCGGAGGCGTTCAAGCTGGCCGACAGCAGCCGCCACGAATACGTGCTGGCCATCACCGGCCTGGTGCGCGAGCGCCCGGCCGGCACCGCCAACCCCCACCTGATTTCCGGTGAGATCGAAATCCTGGCCAAGGACATCGAGATCCTGAACACGGCCGCCACCCCGCCGTTCCAGATCGACGACGAGAACCTGTCGGAAAACGTGCGTCTGACCCACCGCGTGATCGATCTGCGCCGCCCGCAAATGCAGAAGAACCTGCGCCTGCGCTACAAGGTGGCGATGGGCGTGCGCCAGTACCTCGACCAGCAGGGCTTCATCGACATCGAGACCCCGATGCTGACCCGCTCCACCCCGGAAGGCGCCCGCGACTACCTGGTGCCGTCCCGCGTGCATCCGGGCGAGTTCTTCGCGCTGCCGCAGTCGCCGCAGCTCTTCAAGCAGCTCCTGATGGTGGCCGGCTTCGACCGCTACTACCAGATCACCAAGTGCTTCCGCGACGAAGACCTGCGTGCCGACCGCCAGCCGGAATTCACCCAGATCGACCTGGAAACCTCGTTCCTGAACGAGGACCAGATCATGGACATCACCGAGGGCATGACGCGCCAGATCTTCCGCGACGTGATGGGCGTGGAACTGGGCGACTTCCCGCGCATGAGCTACGCCGACGCCATGCACTACTACGGCTCCGACAAGCCGGACATGCGCGTCAGCCTACAGTTCACCGAACTGACCGATCTGATGAAGACCGAGGAGTTCAAGGTGTTCCGCGGTGCCGCCGACCTGCCGAACGGCCGTGTCGTGGCGCTGCGCGTGCCGGGCGGCGCGTCGCTCTCCCGCAAGGAGATCGACGACTACACCCAGTTCGTCGGCATCTACGGCGCCAAGGGCCTGGCCTACATCAAGGTCAACGACAAGAGCAAGATCACCAACGACGAGAACAGCGGCCTGCAGTCGCCGATCGTCAAGTTCCTGTCGGTGAACGCTCTCAATGAAATCATGGCGCGCACCGGCGCCGACAATGGCGACATCATCTTCTTCGGCGCCGACAAGGCCAAGGTGGTGAACGAGGCGATCGGCGCGCTGCGCATCAAGATCGGCCACGAGCGCGGCCTGGCCGGCGGCTACTTCGTCAAGGAATGGCGCCCGCTGTGGGTGGTCGACTTCCCGATGTTCGAGTACGACGAGGACGACGACCGCTGGACCGCCTGCCACCATCCGTTCACCAGCCCGAAACCGGGCCACGAGGACCTGATGGACAGCAACCCGGGCGCCTGCCTGGCGCGCGCCTACGACATGGTGCTCAACGGCTGGGAAATCGGTGGCGGCTCGGTGCGTATCCACCGTGCCGAGGTGCAGGAGAAGGTATTCGGTGCGCTGAAGATCACCCCGGAAGAACAGCAGAACAAGTTCGGCTTCCTGCTCGACAACCTCAAGTTCGGCGCGCCGCCGCACGGCGGCCTGGCCTTCGGCCTCGACCGTCTGGTGACCCTGATGGCCGGCGCCGAGTCGATCCGCGACGTGATCGCCTTCCCGAAGACCCAACGTGCACAGTGTCTGTTGACCAACGCGCCGGGCGCGGTGGACGAGAAGCAGCTGCGCGAGCTCAACCTGCGCCTGCGTCAGAAGACCGACGCCAAGGCCTGA
- a CDS encoding peroxiredoxin, with protein MAVLVGKQAPFFDSAEKTFAAVQGDGQIVENFNFKNATAGKYAVVFFYPLDFTFVCPSELIAFDHRLEEFKKRNVEVIGVSIDSHFTHNAWRNTPVDKGGIGQVGYTLVADLQHELCKAYDVEAEGGVAFRGTFLIDKSGVVQHQVVNNLPLGRNIDEALRMVDALQFFEENGEVCPAGWSKGKKGMQASPEGVAAYLAENAKEL; from the coding sequence ATGGCTGTACTGGTAGGCAAACAAGCCCCGTTCTTTGATTCCGCCGAGAAGACCTTCGCCGCTGTGCAGGGCGATGGCCAGATCGTTGAAAACTTCAACTTCAAGAACGCTACCGCCGGCAAATACGCCGTGGTGTTCTTCTACCCGCTGGACTTCACCTTCGTCTGCCCGTCCGAGCTGATCGCCTTCGATCATCGCCTGGAAGAGTTCAAGAAGCGCAACGTGGAAGTGATCGGCGTGTCGATCGACAGCCACTTCACCCACAACGCCTGGCGCAACACGCCGGTGGACAAGGGCGGCATCGGCCAGGTCGGCTATACCCTGGTGGCCGACCTGCAGCACGAACTGTGCAAGGCCTATGACGTGGAAGCCGAGGGCGGCGTGGCCTTCCGTGGCACCTTCCTGATCGACAAGAGCGGCGTGGTGCAGCACCAGGTGGTGAACAACCTGCCGCTGGGCCGCAACATCGACGAAGCCCTGCGCATGGTCGACGCCCTGCAGTTCTTCGAAGAAAACGGCGAAGTGTGCCCGGCCGGCTGGAGCAAGGGCAAGAAGGGCATGCAGGCCAGCCCGGAAGGCGTGGCCGCTTATCTGGCGGAGAACGCCAAGGAGCTGTAA
- a CDS encoding arylesterase, whose product MIRYLRLIALLLMALPLQAATVLVFGDSLSAGYGLAPGQGWVALLEHSLAPRHRVINASVSGETTAGGLSRLPAALKRHRPDVVVLELGANDGLRGLPLTEMRNNLEQMIRLARQNKAQVLLVGLILPPNYGPKYRNEFRAVYETLAQQYTLSYVPRLMADFEADASKFQPDGIHPGAEVQPRMMETVRAKLPLS is encoded by the coding sequence ATGATTCGTTATCTGCGTCTGATCGCATTGTTGTTGATGGCCCTGCCGCTGCAGGCCGCCACGGTACTGGTATTCGGCGATAGCCTCTCGGCCGGCTACGGACTGGCACCGGGCCAGGGCTGGGTCGCGCTGCTGGAACACAGTCTGGCACCGCGCCACCGGGTGATCAATGCCAGTGTGTCGGGCGAAACCACCGCCGGCGGACTGTCCCGCCTGCCCGCCGCGCTCAAGCGCCATCGCCCCGACGTGGTGGTGCTGGAACTGGGCGCCAACGACGGCCTGAGGGGGCTGCCGCTCACCGAGATGAGGAACAACCTGGAGCAGATGATCCGGCTGGCCAGGCAGAACAAGGCGCAAGTACTGCTGGTCGGCCTGATCCTGCCCCCCAACTATGGCCCGAAATACCGCAACGAGTTCCGCGCGGTCTACGAGACGCTGGCCCAGCAGTACACGCTCAGCTACGTGCCGCGCCTGATGGCCGACTTCGAGGCCGACGCCAGCAAGTTCCAGCCCGACGGCATCCACCCGGGCGCCGAGGTGCAGCCGCGCATGATGGAGACGGTGCGCGCCAAGCTGCCGCTGTCCTGA